In one Modestobacter sp. L9-4 genomic region, the following are encoded:
- the rfbB gene encoding dTDP-glucose 4,6-dehydratase, whose product MRVLVTGGAGFIGSHYVRTMLSGGYPGFEDAEVTVFDKLTYAGNLANLAPIAENPRYRFVHGDICSPADLDAALPGHDVVVNFAAESHVDRSIGGAAADFVLTNVLGAQQVFEACLRHRVRRVVHVSTDEVYGSIDTGSWTEDHVLEPNSPYSAAKAGSDLLARAYAKTYGLDISITRCSNNYGPYHFPEKVIPLFVTNLLDGHTVPLYGEGANVRDWLFVDDHCRGIQLVLEQGAAGEFYNIGGGRELSNRELTEKLLEATGRDWSSVEHIVDPRGGGHDLRYSVDYSKTAALGYAPRMAFEDGLALTVQWYRDNRAWWEPLKAAAATARA is encoded by the coding sequence ATGCGCGTCCTCGTCACCGGCGGTGCCGGCTTCATCGGATCCCACTACGTCCGGACCATGCTGTCCGGTGGCTACCCGGGCTTCGAGGACGCCGAGGTGACGGTCTTCGACAAGCTCACCTACGCCGGCAACCTGGCCAACCTCGCCCCGATCGCGGAGAACCCGCGGTACCGGTTCGTCCACGGCGACATCTGCTCACCCGCCGACCTCGACGCCGCGCTGCCCGGGCACGACGTGGTGGTCAACTTCGCCGCCGAGTCCCACGTCGACCGCTCCATCGGTGGTGCCGCCGCCGACTTCGTGCTGACCAACGTCCTCGGGGCCCAGCAGGTGTTCGAGGCCTGCCTGCGCCACCGCGTCCGCCGGGTCGTGCACGTCTCCACCGACGAGGTCTACGGCTCCATCGACACCGGCTCCTGGACCGAGGACCACGTCCTGGAGCCCAACTCCCCGTACTCCGCGGCCAAGGCCGGCAGCGACCTGCTCGCCCGCGCCTACGCGAAGACCTACGGGCTGGACATCTCCATCACCCGGTGCAGCAACAACTACGGGCCGTACCACTTCCCCGAGAAGGTCATCCCGCTGTTCGTCACCAACCTGCTCGACGGGCACACGGTGCCCCTCTACGGCGAGGGCGCCAACGTGCGCGACTGGCTGTTCGTCGACGACCACTGCCGCGGCATCCAGCTGGTGCTGGAGCAGGGTGCGGCGGGGGAGTTCTACAACATCGGCGGCGGGCGCGAGCTGTCCAACCGCGAGCTCACCGAGAAGCTGCTGGAGGCCACCGGCCGCGACTGGTCCTCCGTCGAGCACATCGTCGACCCCCGCGGCGGTGGCCACGACCTGCGCTACTCCGTCGACTACTCCAAGACCGCCGCGCTCGGCTACGCCCCGCGGATGGCCTTCGAGGACGGCCTG
- the rfbA gene encoding glucose-1-phosphate thymidylyltransferase RfbA produces the protein MRGIILAGGTGSRLWPITLGVSKQLMPVYDKPMIYYPLSTLMMAGIREVLVITTPEDRDAFARLLGDGSRLGMRIEYAVQPRPEGLAQAFLIGADFLGGQAAALVLGDNIFYGAGLGTALSRLPEPDGGHVFAYHVANPRAYGVVEFDDTGRVLSIEEKPEVPKSSYAVPGLYFFGPDVVDVARGITPSARGELEITAVNEHYLRQDRLTVTVLDRGTAWLDTGTFTSLRQATEFVSVVEERQGLKIGCIEEVAWRNGWLDDDGLRAAAEPLAKSGYGDYLLGLLAG, from the coding sequence ATGCGCGGGATCATCCTGGCCGGTGGGACCGGCAGTCGTCTGTGGCCGATCACCCTCGGCGTCAGCAAGCAGCTCATGCCCGTCTACGACAAGCCGATGATCTACTACCCGCTGTCCACGCTGATGATGGCGGGGATCCGCGAGGTGCTGGTCATCACGACCCCCGAGGACCGCGACGCCTTCGCCCGCCTGCTGGGCGACGGCAGCCGGCTGGGGATGCGGATCGAGTACGCGGTGCAGCCCCGGCCCGAGGGCCTGGCGCAGGCGTTCCTCATCGGCGCGGACTTCCTCGGCGGGCAGGCCGCCGCCCTGGTGCTGGGCGACAACATCTTCTACGGCGCGGGCCTGGGCACCGCGCTGTCCCGGCTGCCCGAGCCCGACGGCGGGCACGTGTTCGCCTACCACGTGGCCAACCCGCGGGCCTACGGCGTCGTGGAGTTCGACGACACCGGCCGGGTGCTCTCCATCGAGGAGAAGCCCGAGGTGCCCAAGAGCTCCTACGCCGTGCCGGGTCTCTACTTCTTCGGCCCCGACGTGGTCGACGTCGCCCGCGGCATCACCCCCAGCGCGCGGGGCGAGCTGGAGATCACCGCGGTCAACGAGCACTACCTGCGCCAGGACCGGTTGACCGTCACCGTCCTGGACCGGGGCACCGCCTGGCTGGACACCGGCACGTTCACCTCGCTGCGGCAGGCCACCGAGTTCGTCTCCGTGGTCGAGGAGCGGCAGGGCCTGAAGATCGGCTGCATCGAGGAGGTCGCCTGGCGCAACGGCTGGCTGGACGACGACGGCCTGCGCGCCGCCGCGGAGCCGCTGGCCAAGAGCGGCTACGGCGACTACCTGCTCGGCCTGCTCGCCGGCTGA